A single genomic interval of Chitinophaga sp. 180180018-3 harbors:
- the mobB gene encoding conjugal transfer protein MobB has product MIAKIGRSGNLYGALAYNQLKVENENGKILFAHKMIETANGHYSVAQLAQSFAPYLIANRNTEKHTLHISLNPDPKDKVSDDRFRQMAEEYMREMGYGEQPFVVFKHTDIDRSHIHIVSVCVDENGKKISDKFEKMRSMNVCRELERKHELIPATDKEHKQNDKVFRPVDYKAGDIKSQIASVVRHLPNYYKFQTLGEYNALLSLFNVTTEKVEGELQGQLRQGLLYIPLNEKGERAGHPFKASLFGKNAGLPALELHFAKCKENLKDHPTKPTIKAAVTIALQTTSDEQAFKKQLGEQGINVVVRRNDTGRIYGITFIDHNSKAVWNGSRLGTELSANTFNDYWNNNIKPDIKEPAVQPPKISTSNNADLPAEEPHHLFDFLTTDKHEDGLIEALGGLLPEAQGEDYEEQDFANKMKKKRKRKIGQQ; this is encoded by the coding sequence ATGATAGCGAAAATCGGCAGAAGCGGAAATTTATACGGAGCATTGGCGTACAATCAGCTTAAAGTGGAGAATGAAAACGGAAAAATTTTGTTTGCCCATAAGATGATTGAAACCGCTAACGGTCATTATTCCGTTGCACAATTAGCACAATCTTTTGCTCCTTACCTGATTGCCAACCGCAATACGGAAAAGCATACGTTGCATATTTCGCTCAATCCCGACCCGAAAGATAAGGTTAGCGATGACAGGTTTCGGCAAATGGCGGAAGAATATATGCGGGAAATGGGTTACGGCGAACAGCCTTTTGTAGTCTTTAAGCATACCGATATTGACCGTTCGCATATTCATATCGTATCGGTTTGTGTGGACGAGAATGGTAAAAAAATCTCTGACAAGTTTGAAAAAATGCGGTCGATGAATGTGTGCCGTGAACTCGAAAGGAAACACGAATTGATACCCGCAACCGATAAAGAACACAAGCAGAACGACAAGGTTTTCCGTCCGGTAGATTACAAAGCAGGCGATATAAAAAGTCAAATTGCTTCAGTAGTCCGCCACTTGCCGAATTATTATAAGTTTCAGACTTTGGGCGAATACAATGCCTTGCTTTCCCTGTTTAATGTTACCACCGAAAAAGTGGAGGGCGAATTGCAGGGACAGCTACGGCAGGGTTTACTGTACATTCCTTTAAATGAAAAAGGCGAAAGAGCCGGGCATCCTTTCAAGGCTTCGTTGTTTGGTAAAAATGCAGGGCTTCCGGCTTTGGAATTGCATTTTGCAAAATGCAAAGAGAATTTAAAAGACCACCCGACAAAACCTACCATTAAAGCTGCCGTTACTATTGCCCTGCAAACCACAAGTGATGAGCAGGCTTTTAAAAAACAGTTAGGCGAACAGGGCATTAATGTAGTGGTACGCAGGAATGATACAGGGCGTATTTATGGTATCACATTTATTGACCATAATTCCAAAGCGGTTTGGAACGGTTCACGTTTAGGAACAGAACTTTCTGCCAATACCTTTAATGATTATTGGAACAATAACATCAAACCCGATATTAAAGAACCTGCCGTACAACCACCAAAAATATCCACATCAAATAATGCGGATCTTCCTGCGGAAGAACCACACCATTTGTTCGACTTCTTAACTACGGACAAACACGAAGATGGTTTGATTGAAGCATTGGGAGGTTTACTGCCCGAAGCACAGGGCGAAGATTACGAGGAACAGGATTTTGCCAACAAAATGAAGAAGAAACGTAAACGCAAAATAGGTCAGCAATAG
- the mobA gene encoding conjugal transfer protein MobA: protein MNENSNKKQNKGGRIPKTDPSIHRHVFRLTDGENAKLLSLFEASGMPNKAKFIISLLFNKEMKSVKIDKGTVDFYMRLTSFHSQFRSVGVNYNQVVKLLYKHFSEKKAAAFLYKLEKQTAEMAMLCQKIILISEEFEAKHLKKQP, encoded by the coding sequence ATGAACGAGAACAGTAACAAAAAACAGAATAAGGGCGGGCGGATACCGAAAACCGACCCAAGCATCCACCGCCACGTTTTCCGTCTTACAGACGGAGAAAATGCCAAACTTTTATCGCTTTTTGAAGCATCGGGAATGCCCAATAAAGCGAAGTTTATCATTTCCCTACTGTTCAATAAGGAAATGAAATCGGTTAAGATTGACAAAGGAACGGTTGATTTTTATATGCGGTTGACCTCGTTTCATAGCCAGTTTCGTTCCGTAGGCGTGAATTATAATCAGGTTGTAAAGCTGCTGTACAAACATTTTTCCGAGAAAAAAGCCGCAGCGTTCCTTTACAAATTGGAAAAACAAACGGCTGAAATGGCAATGCTATGCCAAAAAATCATTCTGATAAGTGAGGAATTTGAAGCAAAACATCTGAAAAAACAGCCTTAG
- a CDS encoding ParA family protein translates to METTKKTLKISFSTQKGGVGKSTMTTLLASVLHYRLGFNVLVMDCDFPQHSLTNMRERDKRTIMQNDYHKKAAMKQFQAINKKAYPIIKCKAETALEKASEYRSQSVVVPDVIFFDLPGTANTKGVLTTLKKMDFIFSPITADRLVVESTLGFTKAFLGLPQTDEGNPEQEMWLFWNQVDGREKTGLYDAYQSVIKELNLPIMETRIMDSKRFRKETDDTGSYVFRSSLLPAEPQLMKATKMDLFVEEFLKITHL, encoded by the coding sequence ATGGAAACAACAAAGAAAACTTTAAAAATCAGCTTCTCCACCCAAAAAGGCGGTGTGGGAAAATCTACAATGACCACTTTGCTGGCAAGTGTGCTTCACTACCGTTTAGGTTTTAATGTGCTGGTGATGGACTGCGACTTTCCGCAACACAGCCTGACCAATATGCGTGAACGGGATAAGAGAACCATAATGCAGAACGACTACCATAAAAAGGCGGCAATGAAGCAGTTTCAAGCCATCAACAAAAAAGCGTACCCGATTATTAAATGCAAAGCTGAAACAGCTTTGGAGAAAGCATCGGAATACAGAAGCCAGTCGGTGGTTGTACCGGATGTTATTTTCTTCGACCTGCCGGGAACAGCCAATACCAAAGGCGTACTGACTACCTTAAAAAAAATGGACTTCATCTTTTCGCCCATTACTGCCGACCGTTTGGTAGTGGAAAGTACATTGGGCTTTACCAAAGCCTTTCTCGGACTTCCCCAAACGGACGAGGGCAATCCCGAACAAGAGATGTGGCTATTTTGGAACCAAGTGGACGGCAGGGAAAAAACAGGTTTGTATGATGCGTATCAAAGTGTCATCAAAGAACTCAACCTGCCTATAATGGAAACAAGAATAATGGATAGCAAGCGTTTCCGAAAGGAAACAGACGATACAGGTAGTTATGTATTCCGGTCAAGTTTGCTGCCTGCCGAACCACAGTTAATGAAAGCAACTAAAATGGATTTGTTTGTCGAGGAATTTTTAAAAATCACTCATCTATAA
- a CDS encoding DUF3408 domain-containing protein, with protein MASDNKNNDFEKPNVDEEYLMNVISGDEPVAPPSNNKKQDVPKETKPREKVRNSSSKKADYEETFLVNRFPSGRNGKVVYIRPEYHERLLRIVQLTREERTTLYSYIDNILEHHFREYGDDITDYFNEHFKPIL; from the coding sequence ATGGCTTCAGATAACAAAAACAACGATTTTGAAAAGCCCAATGTTGATGAGGAATACCTTATGAACGTCATAAGCGGCGATGAGCCTGTTGCTCCACCGAGCAATAACAAAAAGCAGGATGTACCAAAGGAAACAAAGCCCAGGGAAAAAGTCCGTAACAGTTCATCAAAGAAAGCGGACTATGAGGAAACGTTTTTGGTCAATCGGTTTCCATCGGGGCGTAACGGCAAGGTGGTTTACATACGCCCTGAATACCACGAAAGATTGCTCCGCATCGTTCAACTGACAAGGGAAGAAAGAACAACGCTCTACTCTTACATTGACAATATTCTTGAACATCATTTCAGAGAGTACGGGGACGATATTACCGATTATTTCAATGAACATTTTAAACCCATTTTATAA
- a CDS encoding DUF3408 domain-containing protein, whose translation MKKDKKNRNTVAAGSNSDTVSNTAKTTYENAFMQMNKMQKRGNKSIYLSPEHHERLTRIVQIIGDDKIPLFAYLNNILEHHFKVFEDMITKEFKEKYKGLF comes from the coding sequence ATGAAGAAAGATAAAAAGAACAGGAATACTGTTGCAGCCGGCAGCAACTCCGATACAGTTAGCAATACAGCTAAAACAACCTATGAAAATGCATTTATGCAAATGAATAAAATGCAGAAAAGAGGCAATAAAAGCATATACCTAAGTCCTGAACATCACGAGCGTTTAACCCGCATAGTCCAGATTATAGGCGATGATAAAATACCCTTGTTTGCCTATCTCAATAATATTCTTGAACATCATTTTAAAGTATTTGAAGATATGATTACAAAAGAGTTCAAGGAAAAGTACAAAGGCTTGTTTTAA
- a CDS encoding SprT family zinc-dependent metalloprotease, with product MMVENIHKIQFGSATIEYRLEFQDRKNLTIKVYPDCIVKIIAPYDTAVEKITQHIKKKAPWIIKQQREFLSYHPYTPERIYVNGETHLYLGRQYKLRVEIGNRNEVKLFRGHITVLSKEENNVKDILDKWYREKAFVHFDEVLSKVYPMFKKYKINKPELHIRSMEKRWGSCTPNGKVILNPELIKAPKGSIEYVVVHELCHLVHHNHTKAFYDLQEVMMPDWKKWKEKLEHSLV from the coding sequence ATGATGGTGGAAAATATCCATAAGATACAATTTGGTTCTGCTACAATTGAATATAGACTCGAATTTCAGGATAGAAAAAATTTGACTATTAAAGTCTATCCAGATTGTATTGTAAAAATAATAGCACCGTATGATACAGCGGTGGAAAAAATTACACAGCATATCAAAAAAAAAGCTCCATGGATCATCAAACAACAACGTGAATTTTTATCCTACCATCCATACACACCAGAACGAATATATGTCAATGGAGAAACACATCTGTATTTGGGAAGACAATATAAGCTACGTGTAGAAATAGGTAATAGAAATGAGGTGAAGCTTTTCAGAGGGCATATTACGGTACTTTCTAAAGAGGAAAATAACGTTAAAGATATTCTCGATAAGTGGTATCGAGAGAAGGCATTCGTTCATTTTGACGAGGTATTGAGTAAAGTGTATCCCATGTTTAAGAAATACAAAATCAATAAACCAGAATTACATATCCGCTCTATGGAAAAACGTTGGGGAAGTTGTACGCCAAATGGTAAGGTTATTCTAAATCCAGAGTTAATCAAAGCTCCTAAAGGTAGTATTGAGTATGTAGTTGTTCATGAATTGTGCCATTTAGTGCATCACAACCATACAAAGGCTTTCTATGATTTACAGGAGGTAATGATGCCAGACTGGAAGAAATGGAAAGAGAAGTTAGAACATAGTTTAGTGTGA
- a CDS encoding HsdR family type I site-specific deoxyribonuclease has protein sequence MDTPSFIEDHISQIPALKLLMNMGWKYLSPEEALAARGGRSSNVLLEDILKSQVQKINKIDYKQKEFAFSESNINNAILAIRDLPVQDGFIAANKAYYELITLGKSFDQTVLGDKKSFSFRYIDWEKSENNIYHITEEYSVLRSDRADHYRPDIVLFINGIPMVIIECKSPKIKEPVEKAIEQHLRNQQEDGIRSLYLYSNLTFALASNEAKYGTTATSKEFWGVWKEMFRTKEEERFWENKINILKHKALPENERTVLFKERFRKVWQYFENLEQEEQVITTQDKLLFSFCHPKRLLEIIYDFTLYDDGIKKVARYQQYFAIKNTLTRILKIDTKGNHEGGVIWHTQGSGKSLTMVMLAQLIASHPNIKNPKILLVTDRIDLDDQITETFKKCHVPVVNADKGASKEIAKKLRGEILDDNEQEKLKKDTSLLKLITESGDAVITTLIHKFEAAVNASPQSFDSSEIYILIDEGHRSQYGSFNVKMQKVFPNACFIAFTGTPLLKKEKSTASKFGGIIDVYSITDAVEDGAVVPLLYEGRHNLIEVNEKPLDNYFDKVSEPLTPYGKAALKRKYSSKNILNKADQVIYARAWDITEHYVDNFQGTGFKGQLVTPNKATAIKYKEYLDEIGKVSSEIIMSAPDTREGEEDAFDVSDDKVKKFWNVRMDKYGTQDKYEKSVIGAFKKQDFPEIIIVVDKLLTGFDAPRNIALYLTRQLKEHTLLQAIARVNRVYPGKDYGYIIDYFGNLENLDNAIQTYSGENMFDAEDLAGSWTNIVEEIKKLPQAHSEVWDIFKTIKNKYDEPAYEELLSDEAIRHQFYEKVSAFARLLKLALSSIDFANNTPEKQIDKYKSDLKFFLALRVSVKRRFSDDIDYKEYEPQVQKLIDKHITTEGEVLRITDLVDIFDKEQREAEVEKLSSKSAKADHIASRTIRAINIKMNEDPIFYKKLSKLIREAIEEYHQQRIDEAEFLKKAKEYEEAFLKGERGNIPNALLGNDTGIAIYNLITDIFKDVLSDKIEVATELALGIDQVIRSVVYQNDQLMVDWQNKPDIEGKIRIAIDDYIFDLKSKYDIDLSFDDIDQTVEEALKVAKIKFV, from the coding sequence ATGGACACACCCTCATTCATAGAAGACCATATTTCCCAAATTCCGGCGTTAAAATTGCTGATGAATATGGGCTGGAAATACCTATCGCCAGAGGAGGCTTTAGCAGCCCGTGGAGGAAGAAGCTCGAATGTGCTATTAGAAGATATTCTAAAAAGCCAAGTACAGAAGATTAATAAAATTGATTATAAGCAAAAGGAATTTGCTTTTTCCGAATCTAACATCAACAATGCAATACTTGCAATCAGGGATTTACCAGTACAAGATGGTTTTATAGCAGCGAATAAGGCCTATTACGAACTCATCACATTAGGGAAAAGTTTTGACCAAACGGTTTTAGGTGATAAAAAAAGTTTCTCTTTTCGTTATATTGACTGGGAAAAGTCGGAAAACAACATCTATCACATAACTGAAGAATATAGTGTACTACGTTCAGATAGAGCCGATCATTACCGACCAGATATTGTACTATTTATTAATGGTATTCCGATGGTCATTATTGAATGTAAGTCGCCTAAAATAAAAGAGCCTGTAGAAAAAGCCATTGAACAGCATTTAAGAAACCAGCAAGAAGACGGAATTCGAAGCTTGTATTTGTACTCCAATCTTACATTTGCTTTGGCCTCTAATGAAGCAAAATATGGTACAACCGCTACCAGCAAAGAATTTTGGGGAGTTTGGAAAGAAATGTTCCGTACTAAAGAAGAAGAACGTTTTTGGGAAAATAAAATCAACATTTTAAAGCACAAAGCTTTACCAGAAAATGAGCGTACAGTATTATTTAAAGAACGATTTAGAAAGGTCTGGCAATATTTTGAAAATTTAGAACAAGAGGAACAGGTTATTACTACGCAGGATAAACTACTCTTTAGTTTTTGCCATCCCAAACGATTATTGGAAATTATATATGATTTCACTTTGTATGATGACGGTATCAAAAAAGTAGCCCGATACCAGCAGTATTTTGCGATTAAAAACACGTTGACTAGAATCCTAAAAATCGATACCAAAGGTAATCACGAAGGTGGTGTGATTTGGCATACACAAGGAAGCGGAAAATCTTTGACTATGGTGATGCTAGCTCAATTAATTGCTTCACATCCGAATATTAAAAATCCTAAGATACTTTTGGTAACAGATCGTATTGATCTGGATGACCAGATAACAGAAACGTTCAAAAAATGTCATGTGCCAGTAGTTAATGCTGATAAAGGAGCATCAAAGGAAATAGCTAAAAAACTCAGAGGGGAAATACTGGATGATAACGAACAGGAAAAATTAAAGAAGGATACCAGCCTTTTAAAATTGATTACAGAATCCGGCGATGCAGTCATCACCACCCTAATTCATAAATTTGAAGCTGCTGTTAATGCAAGCCCTCAATCATTTGATAGCTCAGAAATTTACATTTTGATAGACGAAGGACACCGTTCACAATACGGTTCTTTCAATGTCAAAATGCAGAAAGTATTTCCAAATGCCTGTTTTATCGCATTTACTGGGACGCCATTGTTGAAAAAAGAAAAAAGCACAGCGAGTAAGTTTGGAGGCATTATCGATGTGTATTCGATTACGGATGCTGTAGAAGACGGAGCCGTTGTCCCTTTGTTATATGAAGGCAGGCATAACCTTATTGAGGTTAATGAAAAACCGTTGGATAATTATTTTGACAAGGTTTCGGAACCACTTACACCCTACGGAAAAGCGGCTTTGAAGAGAAAATACAGTTCGAAAAATATCCTTAATAAAGCCGATCAGGTTATTTACGCCAGAGCCTGGGATATCACTGAACATTATGTGGATAATTTTCAAGGCACTGGTTTTAAAGGGCAGCTGGTAACACCCAATAAAGCCACAGCAATTAAATACAAAGAGTATTTGGACGAAATTGGCAAAGTAAGCTCTGAAATAATCATGTCTGCTCCCGACACTCGGGAAGGCGAAGAAGACGCCTTTGATGTATCGGACGATAAAGTGAAAAAATTCTGGAATGTCCGAATGGATAAATACGGCACACAGGATAAATATGAAAAGTCTGTAATCGGTGCGTTTAAAAAACAAGACTTTCCTGAAATTATCATAGTGGTGGACAAACTACTGACGGGTTTTGATGCTCCAAGAAATATTGCGTTGTATTTGACCCGTCAATTAAAAGAACATACTTTGTTACAAGCTATTGCTCGTGTAAATCGTGTGTATCCTGGAAAGGATTATGGTTATATAATAGACTATTTTGGTAATTTGGAGAACTTGGACAACGCCATTCAGACATATTCCGGTGAGAATATGTTTGATGCAGAAGATTTAGCCGGAAGCTGGACAAATATAGTAGAAGAAATCAAAAAATTACCTCAGGCACATTCCGAGGTTTGGGATATTTTCAAAACTATTAAAAACAAATATGATGAACCGGCTTATGAAGAATTGCTTAGCGATGAAGCTATCCGGCATCAGTTTTATGAGAAAGTATCTGCTTTTGCACGTTTACTAAAACTGGCATTATCCAGTATTGATTTTGCTAACAACACCCCTGAAAAACAAATTGACAAGTATAAGTCTGATTTGAAATTCTTTTTGGCATTGCGTGTTTCTGTCAAAAGGAGATTTTCTGATGATATTGACTACAAGGAATATGAGCCACAGGTACAAAAATTAATTGACAAGCATATCACGACAGAGGGCGAAGTGCTTAGGATAACGGATTTAGTCGATATTTTTGACAAAGAACAACGAGAAGCTGAAGTTGAGAAATTAAGCAGTAAATCTGCTAAAGCGGATCATATCGCCAGCAGAACTATTCGAGCCATCAATATCAAAATGAATGAGGATCCCATCTTTTATAAAAAGCTGTCTAAACTCATTCGTGAAGCGATTGAAGAATATCATCAGCAAAGAATTGACGAAGCTGAATTCCTAAAAAAAGCTAAAGAGTATGAGGAGGCATTTTTAAAAGGAGAACGAGGGAATATTCCAAATGCTTTGCTAGGAAATGATACAGGTATTGCTATTTATAATCTTATAACTGATATTTTTAAAGATGTGCTTTCTGATAAAATCGAAGTTGCTACAGAGCTTGCTCTTGGTATAGATCAAGTAATCCGTTCAGTAGTATATCAAAATGATCAATTGATGGTAGATTGGCAGAACAAACCTGATATAGAAGGTAAAATTCGCATCGCTATTGATGATTACATCTTCGATTTGAAAAGCAAATACGACATTGACTTGTCTTTCGATGATATTGATCAGACCGTAGAAGAGGCATTAAAAGTAGCTAAAATCAAGTTTGTATGA
- a CDS encoding Piwi domain-containing protein codes for MQLNYFPINIEFEKYQINTELYSDERLTELRGLYNATHSFFRNGDSIYISNKDSDDSTPIGILTERSTYSDHQITASLIKHIFFRTFKDRFLRYTPVDFYPFRFFSGKDDIIKNALPDSLKDRIGYKKLIEVQLRLTEINGKKRFGFLVNIKRNWIFDISCAELHSEGFELIGLDVLHAETLPGLTNILAPNEEFVGVLKEVIGNKAKVETNEGLKEFELSELLIRKTKFNIGKYLSFATSPDKSDEILNIIEGKRSDIYNPKNLYTEISKIAEHLFSENGKLVLFQNKESFCFTVDSKPISVSNTMELKNPTFIFDHAVTKTNNYNPDAGLSNYGPYDSNTFDIKSPNILSICNKNTRGNFTKFLYSLKDGIPQSRYFQKGLQKKYDLQDIVFNIKEIQDYTINEYLNAIRSDDESKPDLAIIEIPAAFKRYDDRNNPYYAIKAKLLALEIPVQYVTAEVVKSHNEYILNSLALQIYAKLGGIPWVLPSQRSVDREIVIGIGHSWLRKNQYAGSEQNRVVGITTFLSGDGQYLLSDKVKDVAFENYFSELLKSLKNSIERLSSEYGWAEGDTVRLIFHIFKPIKNTEFDVISQLVKEINQYKIKFAFVTISQSHPNMIFDTTQQGVQKYGNSNVIGAFIPSRASNVFLDSETCIVQMLGPNELKTSRQGMSKPIQIKIRTPQGNYDNNGLNDLIFHDLSYITQQIFSFTYLSWRSFLPGEEPATMKYSNLISRLLGKMRSVPGWDADSLNYGLKRKKWFL; via the coding sequence ATGCAGCTTAATTACTTTCCAATAAATATTGAGTTTGAAAAATATCAAATCAATACTGAATTATATAGCGATGAACGTCTTACTGAATTAAGAGGTTTGTACAATGCTACGCATTCTTTTTTTAGAAACGGTGATTCTATATACATTTCCAACAAGGACAGTGATGACAGCACTCCAATTGGTATATTAACAGAACGAAGTACATATAGTGATCATCAGATCACAGCCTCATTGATAAAGCATATCTTTTTCAGAACTTTCAAAGACCGTTTCCTAAGATACACTCCCGTAGATTTTTATCCTTTCCGTTTCTTTTCGGGTAAAGACGATATCATTAAAAATGCCTTGCCAGATAGTTTAAAAGACAGGATAGGTTATAAAAAGCTCATTGAAGTGCAATTGCGTTTGACCGAGATCAATGGAAAAAAACGTTTCGGTTTCTTGGTCAATATCAAACGTAACTGGATTTTTGACATTAGTTGTGCTGAGTTACATTCAGAAGGATTTGAATTGATTGGTCTTGATGTATTGCATGCAGAAACCTTGCCTGGATTAACGAATATTCTCGCTCCCAATGAAGAATTTGTTGGAGTTCTAAAAGAAGTAATAGGAAACAAAGCAAAAGTTGAAACCAATGAAGGTTTGAAAGAATTTGAATTAAGTGAATTGCTAATTCGAAAAACAAAATTCAACATCGGGAAGTACCTGAGTTTTGCCACATCACCAGATAAAAGTGATGAAATATTGAACATCATTGAGGGTAAACGATCTGATATCTACAATCCCAAAAATCTCTATACCGAAATTAGTAAAATAGCAGAACACTTATTTAGTGAAAACGGAAAACTGGTTTTATTCCAGAATAAAGAAAGTTTTTGTTTTACGGTAGATAGCAAACCGATCTCTGTTTCAAATACGATGGAACTAAAAAATCCTACGTTTATTTTTGACCATGCTGTTACAAAGACCAATAATTATAACCCAGATGCAGGTCTGTCTAATTATGGCCCTTATGACAGCAATACATTTGATATCAAATCACCAAACATCCTTTCTATCTGTAACAAGAATACCCGTGGCAATTTCACAAAGTTCCTTTATAGTCTTAAAGATGGTATTCCGCAATCCAGATATTTCCAAAAAGGACTGCAAAAGAAATACGATTTGCAAGATATAGTATTTAACATTAAGGAAATTCAGGATTATACTATAAATGAATATCTAAATGCAATTAGAAGTGATGATGAAAGTAAACCAGATTTAGCTATTATTGAAATCCCAGCAGCATTTAAAAGATATGATGACCGAAATAATCCATATTATGCTATAAAAGCAAAATTACTTGCTCTTGAAATTCCGGTTCAATATGTTACTGCAGAGGTAGTAAAAAGCCATAATGAATACATTTTAAATTCACTTGCATTGCAAATTTATGCAAAGCTTGGCGGTATTCCTTGGGTTTTGCCTTCGCAGCGTTCGGTCGATAGAGAAATAGTAATTGGTATTGGGCATAGTTGGCTCAGGAAAAATCAATACGCAGGATCCGAACAAAACAGAGTGGTTGGTATCACAACCTTTCTTTCGGGAGATGGTCAGTATCTATTATCAGATAAAGTAAAAGATGTAGCTTTTGAAAATTACTTTTCGGAGTTGCTTAAAAGCCTAAAAAATTCCATCGAAAGGCTATCATCAGAATATGGTTGGGCAGAAGGTGATACTGTACGTCTAATTTTTCACATATTCAAACCTATCAAAAACACAGAGTTCGATGTAATCAGTCAACTGGTCAAAGAAATTAATCAGTATAAGATAAAATTTGCTTTTGTTACAATTAGCCAATCGCACCCAAATATGATTTTTGACACCACTCAGCAGGGTGTACAGAAGTATGGTAACAGCAATGTTATCGGTGCGTTTATCCCCAGCCGAGCAAGTAATGTTTTTTTGGATTCAGAAACTTGTATTGTTCAAATGTTGGGACCGAATGAATTGAAAACATCTAGGCAAGGGATGAGCAAGCCCATTCAAATTAAAATACGCACCCCACAAGGCAATTATGACAATAATGGATTGAATGATTTGATATTTCATGATTTGAGTTATATCACACAGCAAATATTCTCATTCACTTACCTGTCTTGGCGTAGTTTTTTACCAGGAGAAGAACCCGCAACAATGAAGTATTCCAACCTTATTTCACGCTTGCTCGGCAAAATGAGAAGTGTTCCTGGCTGGGATGCGGATAGCTTAAACTATGGATTAAAAAGAAAGAAATGGTTCCTTTAG
- a CDS encoding SLATT domain-containing protein: protein MSEQKNLLESQIREIYGRVVYTHKTHEKCADVLKERSDCLKFAEIFLSAATTTSILVVVLGEGKAFQFIAALCSTILLGITLYSKDFNLLAIAEKHKQAALNILEIREKLLSLLVDIRIGNKAIEHLQQTRDELNEELINTYRGAPKTINKAYQIASKALQQNEEFTFSDAEIDKFLPESLRKN, encoded by the coding sequence ATGAGTGAGCAAAAAAACTTATTAGAGTCTCAAATTCGAGAAATTTATGGAAGAGTTGTTTATACACACAAAACCCATGAAAAATGTGCCGATGTTCTTAAGGAAAGAAGTGATTGCTTAAAATTTGCTGAAATTTTCTTATCGGCAGCAACTACTACCAGTATTTTAGTTGTAGTGCTCGGTGAAGGGAAAGCATTTCAATTTATCGCTGCACTTTGCTCAACAATATTACTTGGAATAACACTTTATTCCAAAGATTTCAATTTATTGGCGATAGCAGAAAAACATAAACAGGCAGCTTTAAATATTCTAGAAATAAGAGAAAAGCTACTTTCATTACTTGTCGATATTAGGATTGGAAATAAAGCAATAGAACATCTTCAGCAGACCAGAGACGAATTGAACGAAGAACTTATCAATACATATCGAGGTGCTCCTAAAACAATTAATAAGGCTTATCAAATTGCTTCCAAAGCACTTCAACAAAATGAGGAGTTTACATTTTCAGATGCAGAAATCGATAAGTTTTTACCAGAAAGCTTGAGAAAGAATTAG